The Corynebacterium felinum DNA segment CCACGAATTGTGGAGAGTAGATGCACTGAGCGTGGTTAGCCCCGCGCATGGATTAACCCCACTCTAAAGGTGCTTCTTTCGTGATTGCGACAACAAATTGATAACAATTAATGAAAAGGTGTTCTTTTTCACAGAAACCCCACCATAGAACATTTAAATTCATTCAGTAATTTTTGTCGTTTTTACACCTCCCCACACAAACACACACTCATGTCAACCTCGGGTGTCGGCACAGTGGACGTCAAAATCTTCGAATACGCCCCCAAAGGAACACGTGTTCACCGCCTTGCACACCCCCACTTTCCACGAAATCCCCCTCCCCTGCGCCTTTCGTTGGTGGAATCACTGCTCACACACGCATTCCCCTCACTGAAATAAAAATTCACGTGAGGGGAATGGGCAAGTAATCAAGATTTTTTAAGGAAACTACTTTGTTGGGCGTACCACGACCATGGGGCATGGTGCGCTTTGCAGCAGCGCACGGGAAGTGGAGCCAAGCAGCATACCGCGGAAACCACCGCGGCCGTGGGAGCCTACGACCAAAAGCTGCGCGCCCTTGGATGCCTCCACCAAGGCGCGAATGGGGCGGTCGCGGGTGATCACCATTTCCACTTCCACGTCTGGGTACTTCTCCAGCTTAGGAGCAAGGAGTTCTTCCACCAGCTTGGTCTGCTCATCTTCCACCACGTTCCACTCTTGCTGGGCTGCAGCAAGACCCGCAAGCGAAGCCTGTACCTGCATGTCCATCCAAGTGTGGACTGCAATCAGCTTTGCGCCACGTGCCTGAGCTTCAGCGAAGGCGAAATCGGTGGCCTTTTGGGAAATCTCCGAACCGTCCACGCCCACAACGACTGGACCGTACTTCGATTCCTCGGTAACAATATTGTCTTCGCGAACGACCACGACTGGGCACTTCGCGTGGGAGACTACAGCTGCGGAAACCGAACCCATTACCATGCCGGATAGTCCGCCAAGGCCTCGGGAACCCATAACAATCATAGAAACCGACTCGCTCATTTCAAGCAGCATATCGATCGGGGTGCCCTCAGCAACGGTGTATCCGATCTTAATGTCGGGGGCCACTTCGAGAGCAACTGCTTTCGCTGCTTCGATGATGTCCATGGTTTCTTTTTGTAATTCCTCGAATAGCTCTTGAGGAGGCACCATTCCTTCAGCGTAGAGGAACTGGGGCATGGTGTAACTGGAGGCTAGTCGTAGCGGTACGCCGCGTTTCGCGGCGGTATTTGCCGCCCAACGCACTGCGTTGGTGGCGGCGGTGGAGCCATCAACAGCAACAACGACGATGTTTTCGGTGGTCATGTGCTTACCTTTCTCATAGTGAACAGCTGGAAGGAATTCCCCGGAATTCCGCGCGCATGCACGCATCTTAGTCTGCCCTATCACGCATTGTTTTGGTAGGTTTCACTGTCAATCTCCCCCCTTTCGCGCAAGGGGAACACAGCAGTGATGATTGTGACCCTACTCAACACTTGTCTTATGCGTTTAACGTGCGCGAACAAAGAACCGGTTGTCCCGTATTCAATTGTCATTCACTACCCAGTGTACCCGCTTCATTTCTGCCTGCATGACTAACATCGGGTATAAGAAAACCGGTTATCTCGAGGTTAAAAAGAGATAACCGGTGATAGGCAGGGCTTTTAACGAGGTGGGTTTGCTGCCAGATCAGTGGTAGCAGCAGGTGCGTTCGCTGGGTAGAGCGCTTGGTAGATTGCTTTGGCAATGGAGGCGATAACGGCCCCGATGCCTTCGGAGAAAAATTTGAGGATCGGTTCGATCATCGCATTAATATCCATGGGTTCATAGCTCCTTCGAAACAGCTGTATGCGTACGCGTGCGTATCTGAAATACTTCTTAAAAACTTTATCTGGTTTCTGGGGATATTTGTTACGATTTTTGGCATCAAGGTGGGTGTGTACGATTATTATTTATGCAGGAAAATCCCGCGCGCACTAAGCGCCCCCGTCGCCGTCCACCCCTTCCCGTGAGGGAGGGTTTAAATCCAACGAGGGCTAGGGTTCCTGAGGAATATGCTGGGGTATCTGCCTTTGATTTTGTGTGGATGCTCAAAACTACTCAGCGTCATCAGCATCCAGACGATACCCAGGAGGAATTGCTGGAGGCGTTTCGTCGTGGCGAGGTGCGCCGCAATTTCTTCCCTGAAGATCAACCGCTTTCGCCGCAGGAGGTGCTGCAGGCGGGTACTGATGTGTGGTTTTACCGAATGCCTGCGGTTGAGGTGGAGGTGCCGTATCGCTGTGAGCTGATTTTTGAAGATGAGCATCTTTACGTCGTCGATAAGCCCCCGTATCTTGCAACGATGCCGCGCGGAAAGCATATTACGCAGACTGCGACAGTGCAGTTGCGTCGTTTGACAGGAAATAATGACCTTGCCCCGGCGCATCGTCTTGATCGTCTC contains these protein-coding regions:
- a CDS encoding universal stress protein; translated protein: MTTENIVVVAVDGSTAATNAVRWAANTAAKRGVPLRLASSYTMPQFLYAEGMVPPQELFEELQKETMDIIEAAKAVALEVAPDIKIGYTVAEGTPIDMLLEMSESVSMIVMGSRGLGGLSGMVMGSVSAAVVSHAKCPVVVVREDNIVTEESKYGPVVVGVDGSEISQKATDFAFAEAQARGAKLIAVHTWMDMQVQASLAGLAAAQQEWNVVEDEQTKLVEELLAPKLEKYPDVEVEMVITRDRPIRALVEASKGAQLLVVGSHGRGGFRGMLLGSTSRALLQSAPCPMVVVRPTK